One genomic window of Anas acuta chromosome 14, bAnaAcu1.1, whole genome shotgun sequence includes the following:
- the APBB3 gene encoding amyloid-beta A4 precursor protein-binding family B member 3, which produces MLGKDYMLAIILVNCDDNLWSDQSLEMDTDLPPGWRKIHDTLGTYYWHVPTGTTQWQHPAHTTSPGGCLKADGEETLQETDCQASVVKHPTKTRPIPSPMASLSRRTSLPWHRDDLQHSTEPSSKCFAVRSLGWVEIPEEDLAPGKSSIAVNNCIQQLSNSKCQGQGSADNWGEGQDLVMILKKDTMSLVDPLDHSLIHCQPILNIRVWGVGCNNGRDRDFAFVASDKDTCVLKCHVFHCNVPAKGIAKALHKMCSKIVAERAVASSRLPHAITLEPISSNDLPLQVDILDAVRQSIQKYEALYIGSLPVPRAMGMDVLNEAIEKLTRGPGRECWTPSLISVSDTAMRVHPAQEEERPHIWECQVRYVTFLGVGRDAHTFALIVDTGQHFQCTAFWCEPDAGTISEAVQAACMVQYQKCLVAAAPGARPKRAPVEGQRAAAAAAAAGEAPSGEVPKANGGSGGAAGPGPRKRGVFSFLEAFRQKHSLLHLP; this is translated from the exons ATGCTGGGCAAGGACTACATGCTGGCCATCATCCTCGTCAACTGCGACG ACAACCTCTGGAGTGACCAGAGCCTGGAGATGGACACAGACCTCCCCCCAGGCTGGAGGAAAATCCATGACACTCTGGGCACCTACTACTGGCATGTACCCACTGGCACAACGCAGTGGCAGCACCCCGCACATACCACGAGCCCAGGAGGGTGCCTGAAGGCTGATGGAGAGGAGACACTCCAGGAAACG GACTGCCAGGCCTCCGTGGTGAAGCACCCAACAAAAACCAGGCCCATTCCCAGCCCCATGGCTTCGCTCTCCAGGAG GACCTCGCTGCCCTGGCACAGAGACGACCTCCAGCACAGCACGGAGCCCAGCTCAAAG TGCTTCGCTGTACGTTCGCTGGGCTGGGTCGAGATCCCTGAGGAGGACCTGGCACCTGGCAAGAGCAGCATCGCTGTCAACAACTGCATCCAGCAGCTCTCCAACAGCAAGTGCCAGGGCCAGGGCTCTGCAGACAACTGGGGTGAG GGCCAGGACCTGGTGATGATCCTGAAGAAGGACACCATGAGCCTGGTAGACCCCCTCGACCACAGCCTCATCCATTGCCAGCCCATCCTCAACATCCGCGTCTGGGGTGTTGGCTGCAACAACGGCag GGACAG GGACTTTGCGTTTGTGGCCAGTGACAAGGACACCTGCGTGCTCAAGTGTCACGTCTTCCACTGCAACGTTCCTGCCAAGGGCATCGCCAAGGCCCTGCACAAAATGTGCTCCAAG ATCGTGGCCGAGCGAGCAGTAGCGAGCAGCAGGCTGCCACACGCCATCACGCTGGAACCCATCTCCAGTAACGACCTGCCGCTGCAAG TGGATATCCTGGATGCTGTGAGGCAGTCGATCCAGAAGTACGAAGCACTGTACATCGGCAGCTTGCCCGTACCCAGGGCCATGG GGATGGACGTGCTGAACGAGGCCATCGAGAAGCTGACCAGAGGCCCTGGGCGGGAGTGCTGGACGCCCTCCCTCATCAGCGTGTCCGACACGGCCATGCGGGTGCACCCCGCACAG gaggaagagaggcCCCACATCTGGGAGTGCCAGGTGCGCTACGTGACCTTCCTCGGGGTGGGCCGGGACGCGCACACCTTTGCGCTCATCGTGGACACGGGACAGCACTTCCAGTGCACGGCCTTCTGGTGCGAGCCCGACGCCGGCACCATCTCGGAGGCGGTGCAGGCGGCTTGCATG gTGCAGTACCAGAAGTGCCTGGTGGCCGCCGCGCCGGGGGCGAGGCCGAAGCGCGCACCCGTGGAGGGgcagcgggcggcggcggcggcggcggcggcgggggaggcACCGAGCGGGGAGGTACCGAAGGCGAAcgggggcagcggcggggctgcggggcccggGCCTCGCAAACGCGGCGTCTTCTCCTTCCTGGAGGCCTTCCGCCAGAAGCACTCCCTGCTGCACCTGCCCTAG
- the SRA1 gene encoding steroid receptor RNA activator 1 — MAELYVKPGNKERGWNDPPQFSYGLQAQGAGPRRAPLTRRVPAPGALPGAPPDTAPAAAAAQPPKALGPPPLGPVNLALRTESARPAAEDSSEGSDVPADAVLGPLRETLASCRPTMQKQVCDDIGRRLTVLEESWAQGKLSAPVRKRMSFLVQELQQCHWDAADEIHRSLMVDYVNEVSQWLVGVKRLIAETRKLPAEEPAALRDDSTEAQPEQEAP, encoded by the exons atGGCGGAGCTCTACGTGAAGCCGG GGAACAAGGAGCGCGGCTGGAACGACCCCCCCCAGTTCTCCTACGGGCTGCAGGCGCAGGGAGCGGGGCCCAGGCGAGCTCCTCTCACTCGCCGGGTGCCCGCCCCGGGAGCTCTCCCAG GTGCTCCTCCAGAcactgcccctgctgcagctgcagcacagccccccaAAGCGCTGGGGCCACCCCCGCTTGGGCCTGTTAACCTTGCCCTGAGGACAGAGAGCGCCAGGCCGGCTGCAGAGGACAGCTCTGAGGGCAGCGATGTGCCAGCAGACGCTGTCCTCGGCCCTCTGAGGGAGACCCTTGCCAGCTGCCGGCCCACGATGCAG AAACAAGTGTGCGATGACATCGGGCGGCGTCTGACAGTGCTGGAAGAGTCGTGGGCTCAAGGGAAGCTGTCGGCCCCTGTGAGGAAGAGGATGAGCTTCCTGGTGCAAG AGCTGCAGCAATGCCACTGGGACGCGGCAGACGAAATCCACCGCTCCCTCATGGTGGACTATGTGAATGAGGTGAGCCAGTGGCTGGTAGGCGTCAAGCGCCTGATAGCTGAGACGAGGAAACTGCCTGCTGAGGAACCAGCTGCACTGAGGGACGACAGCACCGAGGCCCAGCCCGAGCAGGAGGCTCCCTGA